A single region of the Candidatus Methanomethylicota archaeon genome encodes:
- a CDS encoding V-type ATP synthase subunit A — MRAIGRIIKISGPVVQAEGALGFEMHELAMVGNEELIGEVVRIEGDIVTVQVYEDTTGIKLGEPVKGSGMPLAVELGPGLVNNIFDGIQRPLTIIEDITGDFVKRGVKVSALPRDKKWHFVPLKKVGEYVKPGEIIGKVQETPLIEHRILVPPNIEGKIEFIIEEGDYTVEEVIAKLSLNNKKHELKMYHKWPVRKPRPYIERYEPSEPLITGQRIIDMLFPVAKGGAVAIPGGFGTGKTITSHQLAAWSDAHIIIYIGCGERGNEMTEVLISFPELKDPRTGRPLMERTILIANTSNMPVAAREASIYTGVTIAEYFRDMGYNVAVMADSTSRWAEALREIAGRLEEMPAEEGYPSYLASRLGEFYERAGRVKTLSGLYGSVTLIGAVSPPGGDFSEPVTVHTKRFIRAFWALDSTLASMRHYPAINWLVSYSEYVDYVEKWWNEKTNGRWKEMRLKTLEILKKEDELKEIIRLVGIESLPEEEKLILETARLIREGFLQQNAYDPIDTYSSPEKQFKLLDAILKFHELALKSISKGLTVSKIISIPSISDLAKARMNIPNEKIDEIDTIIERIDSELRNLEGGI; from the coding sequence AGGTATTAAATTGGGAGAGCCTGTTAAAGGTTCTGGAATGCCATTAGCAGTAGAATTAGGTCCAGGATTAGTAAACAACATCTTTGATGGCATTCAACGTCCATTAACTATTATTGAGGATATTACTGGTGATTTTGTAAAAAGAGGTGTAAAAGTTTCTGCATTACCTAGAGATAAAAAATGGCACTTTGTCCCTCTTAAGAAAGTTGGTGAATATGTAAAACCAGGAGAAATAATTGGCAAAGTTCAAGAAACTCCTTTAATAGAACATAGAATTTTAGTCCCTCCAAATATAGAAGGAAAAATAGAATTCATTATAGAAGAAGGTGATTATACTGTAGAAGAAGTTATTGCAAAACTTTCATTAAATAATAAAAAGCATGAATTAAAAATGTATCATAAATGGCCAGTGAGAAAGCCTAGACCATATATTGAGCGTTATGAACCATCTGAGCCCCTTATAACAGGTCAGAGAATTATTGATATGCTATTTCCAGTGGCAAAAGGAGGTGCTGTTGCCATACCTGGTGGATTTGGTACAGGAAAGACAATAACTTCTCACCAACTTGCAGCATGGTCAGATGCTCATATAATTATATACATAGGTTGTGGTGAAAGAGGAAATGAAATGACTGAAGTACTAATATCATTTCCTGAACTTAAAGATCCAAGAACTGGTCGTCCATTAATGGAAAGAACAATTCTTATAGCAAATACTAGCAATATGCCTGTAGCAGCAAGAGAAGCCAGTATTTATACTGGAGTAACCATAGCAGAGTATTTTAGAGATATGGGCTATAATGTAGCAGTAATGGCAGATTCTACAAGTAGATGGGCTGAAGCTTTGAGAGAAATTGCTGGTAGATTAGAAGAAATGCCTGCTGAAGAAGGTTATCCATCCTATCTTGCTTCAAGATTAGGTGAATTTTATGAACGTGCTGGAAGAGTTAAAACATTAAGTGGCTTATATGGTTCTGTAACTTTAATAGGTGCTGTTTCTCCTCCAGGTGGAGATTTTTCAGAACCAGTTACTGTTCATACAAAAAGATTCATAAGAGCTTTTTGGGCACTTGATTCAACATTAGCTAGTATGCGTCATTATCCTGCAATAAATTGGTTAGTATCATATTCTGAATATGTAGATTATGTTGAAAAATGGTGGAATGAAAAAACTAATGGACGTTGGAAAGAAATGAGATTAAAGACGTTGGAAATATTAAAGAAAGAAGATGAATTAAAGGAAATAATAAGATTAGTTGGAATAGAATCACTACCAGAAGAAGAGAAACTTATCCTCGAAACTGCTAGACTCATTAGAGAAGGATTTTTACAACAAAATGCTTATGATCCTATAGATACTTATTCTTCTCCAGAAAAACAATTCAAACTTTTAGATGCTATTTTAAAATTCCATGAATTAGCACTAAAATCTATTTCAAAAGGATTAACTGTATCAAAAATAATTTCTATTCCATCTATTTCAGATCTTGCAAAAGCAAGAATGAACATTCCAAATGAAAAAATTGATGAAATAGATACTATTATAGAGAGAATAGATTCTGAATTGAGAAATCTTGAAGGAGGTATTTGA